Within the Paramormyrops kingsleyae isolate MSU_618 chromosome 2, PKINGS_0.4, whole genome shotgun sequence genome, the region CATTGGGGCTGAAGTGTGCTCGGTCCCGGTACAGATCACCTAATATGAGTACACCCTTAGACGCATTGGGTGCATCTGTCTTGCACAAGTGAGTCTGACCTCTGCCCATATCCCTGACCTCCAGGAAACAGGCTGAAGCTCAGATCTCTGTGTACCAGAAGCAGATTAATGATGCTGAGAACACCCTTTCTGCTGTACAGGCCCAGAAGGCATCCTTGGAGCAGGTGAGCATACCCATCTACCAAACATGCAGTAGGGGGTAGGGCAGGGGTTGCGTTTCGGTCATTGGTGACCACTGGTGTTGAAAGCAAAGCACCCAGAGTGCTCTTAGTGTATGTTGGTCTATGGGCCAGTAAAAATGCGACAATGCAACACAAGCATTCTGTAGTCCTGAACATTTAGCTACAGTTTTTAGTGTCTTGCAGATCAATCCGTTCCTTTTGTTGTATATCTGCATGCACATCAATCTATCCTCCCACCAGAAGGGGGTGCCACAGCAACGGTTATTTGAAGCTCAAGCCCAGATGAAAGAGGCCCAGGTGATCAGGGAACGCAGTGCCCAGCAGGTCCAGGAACAGTGCTCTCAGCTGTCCCAGCTCATGGTACCACATTCCTGCTGTAGAGCACACAGATGTTCTGCTTTTGGGGTGGAAGGTATGCTCAAGAACCCCGTCCACTTTTCTTACGGGTGCAGGCCGATCTACATCAGACCCAGGAGGAGCTGACCCTGTGGAAAGAGCAGAACCAGCAGCTTTGTGAGCGAGATATGCCACGGACCTCTGCCTTGGATGCGCTGCGAGAGGAGCTGGACCGGCGCCACCTGGAGGCCAAGCTGCTGGAGGTGCAGTTGGCCGCCCTTAAGCAGGGCCGTCGGCAGGAGCTGGAGGCTGAGCCCCGTGTTTTGGAGCTAAAGGCAGAGAGCGCTGCCCTGCGGTTAAAGCTGGAAGACAGGGAGGGCACAGTAAAGCGACTGCGGCTGCAGCTGGATGGTCTCGCTCGGTTAGCCGCGGGGCAGAATTGCAGCCTGGATGCCTTGCAGACAGACGGGAGCCACATGAGTGATCAGCTGAATCAACACAAGCTGGAGGTGCAGCAGCTGAAGGTTagggtgctgtgtgtgtgtgtgtgtgtgtgtgtgtgtgtgtgtgcgcgcgcttgTGCGCATGTGTGCCTGCATGTGCCACCATCTGGTTGTGGGTTTCACTGACCTTGACTGCCTTCCTTGAAGgtcgtatgtgtgtgtgtgtgggttactTTGCATAAGTGCTTTCAGATTTGTGTATAGGTTGGTTTGCAGACTTCTTAatttgtatgtttgtgtggACATGTCCATTGGTGTTTGGGGATGCTTGCTGTAGTGCTTGCCCGGTGTAATGCGCAGTTAATCCAACAGGTGGCATTGTTCTTACAGACCTGACAGAGGGTAGCTGAAAGGAGACAGATTGCAGCATATGTTCCAACTTGAGTGATTTCAGCAAATATTCACTTGTATGTGTGTTGTTTTGAGACGCTGCCTCTGTTGTGACTGAGGTCAAGCAGGTCCGCTTGGAACAGCAGGAATCCAGAGCCACAGCCTTGGAGAGGGAGCTGTGTGAAGTGCAGGCCACCCTGAGAGAGAAGGGCTGCAGCCTGGAGAAAATCTTGCTGGAGAGGCAGCATCTGGCCAACGAGCTGAAAGCGCAGAGCTTGCAATTGGACGCCTTGACGGGTGACCCTGTTTACCATAACATACTGTGACACGCTGTCATGTCACTCACTGATGATTCTTCTGAGGCCTACTGTTTACTGTCATGTTCCTTTTTCCGTTTGAGGGTGCAGGCTGAGTCACTCGCGTTTTGGGTCTTTTCTCAGAGGAGCAGGTGGCTCTTAAGCAGAGTCACGGAGCCCACCGAGCAGAACTGGAGAACGCCAATATCCATCTGAGGGCCCAGCTACGGGCAGCACGCAGCGAGCTGTACCACACCAAGAGGACTTTGAAGGCCATGGATGGAGCGGACAGACATGGTAGGTTCTGCTGCCTTGAGTTAGCCTGTACTCTGTACTCTGCAGGAAGGTAGGCGATGGGGACGTCTGGACCTGTATGCTGGGCAGGTAAAGAGGAAGTGAATAGTTCCATGTGGTTGTAGCTGGACACCAAGTTTCTCTGGATCTTCCATGCTGACTCAGGCCTTTTAGAGCCCCTGCCAAATTCCAGCTGTCCAAAAGGTCAGTGGTAATCCTGGTGCTCTGCTAGAAGGAGACAGAGGAATGTTTATTTATAGGACAAAACTCCCAGAAGCCAAAAATACCAACACCCTTCCTGGGAGAGCTGGTGATTGCAGCTCAACTCAGGGAGGTGTTGGGTTTTAACCAGTGCTAGTTTTAGCTGGTATATCAGCAAAGACTAGTCATGTGACTATGTCGGGTTACTGAAACCAAAGGCGGGTTGAAAGGGCTCACTGACCACAGCTGACCAAAGGCCTGTGGCTCATTCATgttctaaatcagtgtttcccaatctggttctcagggacccacagacagttcatatttttgctcctgtttttgcagcaaaaatgtggactgtctggcagggagcttggagggagcaaaaacatggagccatggaccagattgggaaacactgctcgaAATATTAATGATTAAACAGATGACATCATAAATGGTTTCTTGTacctacagtactgtgcaacgATGTAATAATGTTATAAtaattcacagatttttaaaaatatttaatttccaaTTTGGGCGTACTTCACTCAAAGTCTTGGGACagttgcttaattcagtaaaatattataaatttattgatttcatagcaaaagtccattgacaagcgaTGTTTGACATCTGCACATGCCATCCAcgcagacattttcttttttattaagtgtcataattttttggctcactcattcagttctgttcctTCCGTTTTGCTATTAATGGCAATTATAGTCAAGGCTTCCAAAGGGGTACTAAGACAGGCAGGAGCCAGCAGGGTGTTCTGATAGATAGTGTAATGAGGGGCTGTAAAATCTGGACCTGTAAGACCCTTCCTTCTCATGCCCTCTTAGGCCTGAAGGCGTCTGTCGTCTTGCAGCGGCAGATCACCGCCAAGCGCCAGCAAATCGACGCCCTCCAGAGCCGTGTGCAGCTGCTGGAGGAGACGGTGGAGAGGCTGACCCAGGCAAGGTTCCCTTCTCCGCATCTGGTCTCGTGGTTCTCCTCGCTGGGTCTCGCCTGCGTGCCGCTTTCCCTTGGGCGTGTAGCTGCCAGTGAGTCTGAGAGTCGCCCGCTGTGCTGCCTAGCAGAGGCAGGCCTGGGTGGCAGACGAGCACGAACGCAGCCAGCGCCTCGCCAGCGTGAGCGGGCAGCGGAGGTGTGTGGAGACCCTCCGGGATCTAGAGACGCAGCTCAGGGACAGAGTGGAAGGGCTGGAAACTGCACTGGGCAAGGTATATCAGACTTCCAAAAATTGTTTCTGAATGATATTCACCCTTCCAGGAATGCTTGTAGAGATTTTGGGCCTGACAGCATATCtttttgggcccccaacccaaatccaatccaattatgttccaaagtTTTTGGCCGCCTGCTGCTTAGTGGCCCTTTGGAAACGTCttaactccaccccccccccccccacccccacccagttTACGACGCTTCTGCATCCTTCTATTTTACACTCCCGCTGTGACACCCCTTCCTGCTTTAAGACCATTAACGTCACACTGTTTCCTGCCATAAACTCCCTCTGTTGTATCCCTGTCTTTTCTTTCTTACACAACAAAAGTAATGAGACATGGCCTCCTGTACCCACTTCTCACtctgacatcacttcctgtgctgGACCCTCGCTTTCTTTAATTTCTTCTGCAGATATCTGTGAGGTTCGGTGAGTGCCAAGGTCATGTgcagcagcaggagcaggagctggCCCGACTGAAGCTCCAGCATGCCCTGGACCTCAGGGTGGGGCggctgggggggcaggagtCACCCTTCTCGTTACTGTTTATATTTTGGAATTATTAGTAGATCTATTGCAGAATCTGGGTCTTTCTCATTCTTTTGCACC harbors:
- the LOC111839424 gene encoding coiled-coil domain-containing protein 158 isoform X7; amino-acid sequence: MFYGQHNSNKVDKPVFAAHNYGMVASSCSAPEDGIMFQKRNRHLEGLSEELRRCTRDTQDLQREVERVTQLTLEGIGQTTALGPLQAQPLKAGTERPAVPEGHFAQEGREGCLEQASPQDCVCQRHHSEKHRLHEQQELLLQQAVDRLQTQLQEAQAEREVLAHWSALESRRRTDAQEDLCRKQGALERALREVGAALSACTDYCDGVPFAALGPDDGRQLGVAVEMVQRDLQAENAGLQARLQPLEEQLEVLRSECQEQADRLVNEQVERKQAEAQISVYQKQINDAENTLSAVQAQKASLEQKGVPQQRLFEAQAQMKEAQVIRERSAQQVQEQCSQLSQLMADLHQTQEELTLWKEQNQQLCERDMPRTSALDALREELDRRHLEAKLLEVQLAALKQGRRQELEAEPRVLELKAESAALRLKLEDREGTVKRLRLQLDGLARLAAGQNCSLDALQTDGSHMSDQLNQHKLEVQQLKVKQVRLEQQESRATALERELCEVQATLREKGCSLEKILLERQHLANELKAQSLQLDALTEEQVALKQSHGAHRAELENANIHLRAQLRAARSELYHTKRTLKAMDGADRHGLKASVVLQRQITAKRQQIDALQSRVQLLEETVERLTQRQAWVADEHERSQRLASVSGQRRCVETLRDLETQLRDRVEGLETALGKISVRFGECQGHVQQQEQELARLKLQHALDLRELQGQNLQQTGRLQQTNPKIFSHPSELPTIQKNPSQSEANCSVLAEDPTFELHSLVQELRSLTGDDKSRPRRRSTPERPRPSGLEVCTLRAADFDVRNNGLSCEGSGLPETPSRLTPLPQETELGLDPGRRSPVYALLTSSPQISLSVTNVGTGMPPP
- the LOC111839424 gene encoding coiled-coil domain-containing protein 158 isoform X10, with protein sequence MASEAIIGIMFQKRNRHLEGLSEELRRCTRDTQDLQREVERVTQLTLEGIGQTTALGPLQAQPLKAGTERPAVPEGHFAQEGREGCLEQASPQDCVCQRHHSEKHRLHEQQELLLQQAVDRLQTQLQEAQAEREVLAHWSALESRRRTDAQEDLCRKQGALERALREVGAALSACTDYCDGVPFAALGPDDGRQLGVAVEMVQRDLQAENAGLQARLQPLEEQLEVLRSECQEQADRLVNEQVERKQAEAQISVYQKQINDAENTLSAVQAQKASLEQKGVPQQRLFEAQAQMKEAQVIRERSAQQVQEQCSQLSQLMADLHQTQEELTLWKEQNQQLCERDMPRTSALDALREELDRRHLEAKLLEVQLAALKQGRRQELEAEPRVLELKAESAALRLKLEDREGTVKRLRLQLDGLARLAAGQNCSLDALQTDGSHMSDQLNQHKLEVQQLKVKQVRLEQQESRATALERELCEVQATLREKGCSLEKILLERQHLANELKAQSLQLDALTEEQVALKQSHGAHRAELENANIHLRAQLRAARSELYHTKRTLKAMDGADRHGLKASVVLQRQITAKRQQIDALQSRVQLLEETVERLTQRQAWVADEHERSQRLASVSGQRRCVETLRDLETQLRDRVEGLETALGKISVRFGECQGHVQQQEQELARLKLQHALDLRELQGQNLQQTGRLQQTNPKIFSHPSELPTIQKNPSQSEANCSVLAEDPTFELHSLVQELRSLTGDDKSRPRRRSTPERPRPSGLEVCTLRAADFDVRNNGLSCEGSGLPETPSRLTPLPQETELGLDPGRRSPVYALLTSSPQISLSVTNVGTGMPPP
- the LOC111839424 gene encoding coiled-coil domain-containing protein 158 isoform X9 — protein: MVASSCSAPEDGIMFQKRNRHLEGLSEELRRCTRDTQDLQREVERVTQLTLEGIGQTTALGPLQAQPLKAGTERPAVPEGHFAQEGREGCLEQASPQDCVCQRHHSEKHRLHEQQELLLQQAVDRLQTQLQEAQAEREVLAHWSALESRRRTDAQEDLCRKQGALERALREVGAALSACTDYCDGVPFAALGPDDGRQLGVAVEMVQRDLQAENAGLQARLQPLEEQLEVLRSECQEQADRLVNEQVERKQAEAQISVYQKQINDAENTLSAVQAQKASLEQKGVPQQRLFEAQAQMKEAQVIRERSAQQVQEQCSQLSQLMADLHQTQEELTLWKEQNQQLCERDMPRTSALDALREELDRRHLEAKLLEVQLAALKQGRRQELEAEPRVLELKAESAALRLKLEDREGTVKRLRLQLDGLARLAAGQNCSLDALQTDGSHMSDQLNQHKLEVQQLKVKQVRLEQQESRATALERELCEVQATLREKGCSLEKILLERQHLANELKAQSLQLDALTEEQVALKQSHGAHRAELENANIHLRAQLRAARSELYHTKRTLKAMDGADRHGLKASVVLQRQITAKRQQIDALQSRVQLLEETVERLTQRQAWVADEHERSQRLASVSGQRRCVETLRDLETQLRDRVEGLETALGKISVRFGECQGHVQQQEQELARLKLQHALDLRELQGQNLQQTGRLQQTNPKIFSHPSELPTIQKNPSQSEANCSVLAEDPTFELHSLVQELRSLTGDDKSRPRRRSTPERPRPSGLEVCTLRAADFDVRNNGLSCEGSGLPETPSRLTPLPQETELGLDPGRRSPVYALLTSSPQISLSVTNVGTGMPPP
- the LOC111839424 gene encoding coiled-coil domain-containing protein 158 isoform X8 codes for the protein MASEAIIAHNYGMVASSCSAPEDGIMFQKRNRHLEGLSEELRRCTRDTQDLQREVERVTQLTLEGIGQTTALGPLQAQPLKAGTERPAVPEGHFAQEGREGCLEQASPQDCVCQRHHSEKHRLHEQQELLLQQAVDRLQTQLQEAQAEREVLAHWSALESRRRTDAQEDLCRKQGALERALREVGAALSACTDYCDGVPFAALGPDDGRQLGVAVEMVQRDLQAENAGLQARLQPLEEQLEVLRSECQEQADRLVNEQVERKQAEAQISVYQKQINDAENTLSAVQAQKASLEQKGVPQQRLFEAQAQMKEAQVIRERSAQQVQEQCSQLSQLMADLHQTQEELTLWKEQNQQLCERDMPRTSALDALREELDRRHLEAKLLEVQLAALKQGRRQELEAEPRVLELKAESAALRLKLEDREGTVKRLRLQLDGLARLAAGQNCSLDALQTDGSHMSDQLNQHKLEVQQLKVKQVRLEQQESRATALERELCEVQATLREKGCSLEKILLERQHLANELKAQSLQLDALTEEQVALKQSHGAHRAELENANIHLRAQLRAARSELYHTKRTLKAMDGADRHGLKASVVLQRQITAKRQQIDALQSRVQLLEETVERLTQRQAWVADEHERSQRLASVSGQRRCVETLRDLETQLRDRVEGLETALGKISVRFGECQGHVQQQEQELARLKLQHALDLRELQGQNLQQTGRLQQTNPKIFSHPSELPTIQKNPSQSEANCSVLAEDPTFELHSLVQELRSLTGDDKSRPRRRSTPERPRPSGLEVCTLRAADFDVRNNGLSCEGSGLPETPSRLTPLPQETELGLDPGRRSPVYALLTSSPQISLSVTNVGTGMPPP
- the LOC111839424 gene encoding coiled-coil domain-containing protein 158 isoform X6; this translates as MRKLSIEGAITISMKLLKNHTDVGFVTRKTVYIDKHVKWIMFQKRNRHLEGLSEELRRCTRDTQDLQREVERVTQLTLEGIGQTTALGPLQAQPLKAGTERPAVPEGHFAQEGREGCLEQASPQDCVCQRHHSEKHRLHEQQELLLQQAVDRLQTQLQEAQAEREVLAHWSALESRRRTDAQEDLCRKQGALERALREVGAALSACTDYCDGVPFAALGPDDGRQLGVAVEMVQRDLQAENAGLQARLQPLEEQLEVLRSECQEQADRLVNEQVERKQAEAQISVYQKQINDAENTLSAVQAQKASLEQKGVPQQRLFEAQAQMKEAQVIRERSAQQVQEQCSQLSQLMADLHQTQEELTLWKEQNQQLCERDMPRTSALDALREELDRRHLEAKLLEVQLAALKQGRRQELEAEPRVLELKAESAALRLKLEDREGTVKRLRLQLDGLARLAAGQNCSLDALQTDGSHMSDQLNQHKLEVQQLKVKQVRLEQQESRATALERELCEVQATLREKGCSLEKILLERQHLANELKAQSLQLDALTEEQVALKQSHGAHRAELENANIHLRAQLRAARSELYHTKRTLKAMDGADRHGLKASVVLQRQITAKRQQIDALQSRVQLLEETVERLTQRQAWVADEHERSQRLASVSGQRRCVETLRDLETQLRDRVEGLETALGKISVRFGECQGHVQQQEQELARLKLQHALDLRELQGQNLQQTGRLQQTNPKIFSHPSELPTIQKNPSQSEANCSVLAEDPTFELHSLVQELRSLTGDDKSRPRRRSTPERPRPSGLEVCTLRAADFDVRNNGLSCEGSGLPETPSRLTPLPQETELGLDPGRRSPVYALLTSSPQISLSVTNVGTGMPPP
- the LOC111839424 gene encoding coiled-coil domain-containing protein 158 isoform X11, coding for MFQKRNRHLEGLSEELRRCTRDTQDLQREVERVTQLTLEGIGQTTALGPLQAQPLKAGTERPAVPEGHFAQEGREGCLEQASPQDCVCQRHHSEKHRLHEQQELLLQQAVDRLQTQLQEAQAEREVLAHWSALESRRRTDAQEDLCRKQGALERALREVGAALSACTDYCDGVPFAALGPDDGRQLGVAVEMVQRDLQAENAGLQARLQPLEEQLEVLRSECQEQADRLVNEQVERKQAEAQISVYQKQINDAENTLSAVQAQKASLEQKGVPQQRLFEAQAQMKEAQVIRERSAQQVQEQCSQLSQLMADLHQTQEELTLWKEQNQQLCERDMPRTSALDALREELDRRHLEAKLLEVQLAALKQGRRQELEAEPRVLELKAESAALRLKLEDREGTVKRLRLQLDGLARLAAGQNCSLDALQTDGSHMSDQLNQHKLEVQQLKVKQVRLEQQESRATALERELCEVQATLREKGCSLEKILLERQHLANELKAQSLQLDALTEEQVALKQSHGAHRAELENANIHLRAQLRAARSELYHTKRTLKAMDGADRHGLKASVVLQRQITAKRQQIDALQSRVQLLEETVERLTQRQAWVADEHERSQRLASVSGQRRCVETLRDLETQLRDRVEGLETALGKISVRFGECQGHVQQQEQELARLKLQHALDLRELQGQNLQQTGRLQQTNPKIFSHPSELPTIQKNPSQSEANCSVLAEDPTFELHSLVQELRSLTGDDKSRPRRRSTPERPRPSGLEVCTLRAADFDVRNNGLSCEGSGLPETPSRLTPLPQETELGLDPGRRSPVYALLTSSPQISLSVTNVGTGMPPP